A window of the Isosphaera pallida ATCC 43644 genome harbors these coding sequences:
- a CDS encoding ATP-binding protein — MKPWREVAIPHADVLKGTFQQSEFAADMTAVHSGKAPHEYQDAAAFFERTYITEGMRLLLTQVAQRLSDRGGEPVIQLQTAFGGGKTHTLLAVYHLATRKCPLSELQGIPTLIERAGLMDVPQARVAVIDGNAHAPGQPWVARSVGVSPALWSSQSGRDAHAPRIHTLWGELAWQLGGSDGYAMVKEADANGTSPGKDVLRQLLEAYAPCVVLMDELVAYIRQFPDGQTLSGGSYDSNLSFVQALTEAVKLVPTAVVLASLPESEVEAGSSRGVAALQALEKTFGRVQALWKPVATEEAFEIVRRRLFEPIKDVKTRDAVCRAFADAYLAEGAKLPSETQEGRYYDRLCAAYPIHPEVFDRLYEDWTTIDGFQRTRGVLKLMAKVINRLWKNNDQDSMILPGSLPLADGDVRNEMTYLLPPGWDAVIEGDIDGERAETTELEGREPRFGQVQAARRVARTLFLGSAPASVATKSGIRGLDRGRVMLGCLQPGQTTAVYSDALNRLADRLHYLNSNGDKAADATRYWFDTRANLRREMEDRKRRFDDKTDVRKKIEETVKKLFDRVPLFDGVHVFTPHADVPDDNALRLVVLPLEQAYLKDAPHAATDAVLEYLRMHGGQPRHRANRLIFLAADHAVLSRLRDATRVALAWSSIVEDVDEGRLNIDQNQLTQARKEARAASEVLPRAARECFKWLLCPVQDDPTAMKPAIEPFPLNTTSGTAPGELERVCRENELVIETWSPIHLRDHLRRFYWKPDQPHTRALAFWEDSLRYLYLPRLKSREVLAAVVRTGAASQDFFGTAYGFTDGKYDGFQFGDGGVSLDDTLLLIEPEAAKQHALALRNPIEAKPPEAQMTSRGDAETQRVEKKDASSDLRGSATLREQSLVRTFRGSVEVNTTLAKSKLNTIAEEVIALLASDPNATVRITLEIDAEFPQGASDTIRRAVSENANSLGFKTKDWE, encoded by the coding sequence ATGAAACCGTGGCGCGAAGTTGCGATTCCCCATGCCGACGTGCTGAAGGGGACATTCCAGCAGTCCGAGTTCGCGGCCGACATGACGGCGGTGCATTCGGGCAAGGCTCCGCACGAGTATCAGGACGCGGCGGCGTTCTTCGAGCGGACGTACATCACCGAAGGGATGCGCTTGCTGCTGACGCAGGTGGCCCAGCGGCTTTCGGACCGGGGCGGCGAGCCGGTCATCCAGCTTCAGACGGCATTCGGCGGCGGCAAGACGCACACCCTGCTGGCGGTGTATCACCTGGCCACGCGGAAATGTCCGCTTTCGGAGTTGCAAGGCATCCCGACGCTCATCGAACGTGCGGGGCTGATGGACGTGCCGCAAGCCCGCGTCGCAGTGATTGATGGCAACGCCCATGCGCCGGGCCAGCCGTGGGTCGCTAGGAGCGTGGGCGTCTCGCCTGCATTATGGTCAAGCCAAAGCGGGCGAGACGCCCACGCTCCTAGGATTCACACGCTCTGGGGTGAACTGGCGTGGCAACTGGGCGGCAGCGATGGCTACGCAATGGTCAAGGAGGCCGACGCCAACGGCACCTCGCCGGGCAAGGACGTGCTGCGGCAGTTGCTCGAAGCCTACGCCCCGTGTGTGGTGCTGATGGACGAACTGGTCGCGTACATCCGCCAGTTCCCGGACGGCCAGACCCTCAGCGGCGGCAGCTACGACAGCAACTTGTCGTTCGTGCAGGCCTTGACCGAGGCGGTGAAACTGGTGCCGACGGCGGTGGTGCTAGCCAGCTTGCCCGAGTCGGAGGTCGAGGCCGGCAGTAGTCGCGGAGTGGCGGCGTTGCAAGCACTGGAGAAGACGTTCGGCCGGGTGCAGGCGTTGTGGAAGCCGGTGGCCACGGAGGAGGCGTTCGAGATCGTGCGGCGGCGGCTGTTCGAGCCGATCAAGGACGTGAAAACCCGTGACGCCGTCTGCCGGGCCTTCGCGGACGCCTACCTCGCCGAGGGGGCCAAGCTGCCGAGCGAGACCCAGGAGGGGCGCTACTACGACCGGCTCTGCGCTGCCTACCCGATCCACCCGGAGGTGTTCGACCGGCTGTACGAGGACTGGACGACCATCGATGGCTTCCAGCGGACGCGTGGCGTGCTGAAGCTGATGGCCAAGGTGATCAATCGCCTCTGGAAGAACAACGACCAGGACTCCATGATCCTGCCAGGCAGCCTGCCGCTGGCCGACGGCGACGTGCGCAACGAGATGACGTACCTGCTGCCGCCGGGCTGGGATGCGGTGATCGAAGGGGACATCGACGGCGAGCGGGCCGAGACGACGGAGTTGGAGGGTAGGGAACCGCGCTTCGGCCAGGTGCAGGCGGCCCGGCGCGTGGCCCGGACGCTGTTCCTGGGTTCGGCCCCGGCGAGCGTGGCCACCAAATCGGGCATTCGCGGCCTGGACCGCGGGCGGGTGATGCTCGGCTGCCTGCAACCCGGCCAGACGACGGCAGTCTATTCGGACGCCCTCAACCGCTTGGCCGACCGACTGCACTACCTCAACAGCAACGGAGACAAGGCGGCGGACGCGACACGCTACTGGTTCGACACCCGCGCCAACCTGCGCCGCGAGATGGAGGATCGCAAACGCCGCTTCGACGACAAAACCGACGTGCGGAAGAAGATCGAGGAGACGGTCAAGAAGCTATTCGACCGCGTGCCGCTGTTCGACGGCGTCCACGTCTTCACCCCGCATGCCGACGTGCCGGACGATAACGCGCTGCGGCTGGTGGTGCTGCCGCTGGAGCAGGCGTACCTGAAGGATGCGCCGCACGCCGCGACGGACGCGGTGCTGGAATACCTTAGGATGCACGGCGGCCAGCCCCGGCATCGGGCCAACCGGCTGATCTTCCTAGCAGCCGACCACGCGGTGCTGTCGCGGTTACGAGACGCAACACGGGTGGCCCTCGCTTGGTCGAGCATTGTCGAGGACGTGGACGAGGGCCGGTTGAACATCGACCAGAACCAACTGACGCAGGCGCGGAAGGAAGCGCGGGCCGCCAGCGAGGTGCTGCCGCGCGCGGCGCGGGAGTGCTTCAAGTGGCTGCTCTGCCCGGTGCAGGACGACCCAACCGCGATGAAGCCGGCCATCGAACCGTTCCCGCTCAACACGACCAGCGGCACCGCGCCGGGCGAGTTGGAGCGGGTCTGCCGCGAGAACGAGTTGGTCATCGAGACGTGGTCGCCGATCCACTTGCGCGACCACTTGCGGCGATTCTACTGGAAGCCCGATCAACCCCATACGCGCGCCCTGGCGTTCTGGGAGGACTCGCTGCGTTACCTGTATCTGCCACGGCTGAAGTCACGTGAGGTGTTGGCAGCGGTTGTCCGCACGGGCGCGGCCAGCCAGGACTTCTTTGGCACCGCCTACGGGTTCACGGACGGCAAGTACGACGGCTTCCAGTTCGGCGACGGCGGGGTGTCGCTCGACGACACGCTGCTGCTGATCGAGCCCGAGGCGGCCAAGCAGCACGCCCTCGCGCTGAGGAACCCGATCGAGGCCAAGCCGCCCGAGGCGCAGATGACTTCACGCGGAGACGCAGAGACACAGAGAGTCGAGAAGAAAGACGCTTCTTCTGATCTCCGCGGCTCCGCGACTCTGCGTGAGCAATCCCTTGTTCGCACGTTCCGGGGCAGTGTCGAGGTGAACACCACACTGGCCAAGTCGAAGCTCAACACCATCGCCGAGGAGGTGATCGCGCTGCTGGCGTCCGACCCGAATGCCACGGTCCGCATCACGCTAGAGATCGACGCCGAGTTCCCGCAGGGGGCGAGCGACACGATCCGCCGCGCTGTGAGCGAGAACGCGAACAGCCTCGGCTTCAAAACGAAGGACTGGGAGTGA
- a CDS encoding DUF5615 family PIN-like protein, whose product MRILANENFPRNAVEALRLAGHDVVWIRMDSPGVTDEEVLARAIAEQRILFTFDKDFGELAYRVGLPSACGVVLFRIPMDSPVQVAERIVNLIATRMDWVGHFSVIDDTKVRIRALPGSQPSDANS is encoded by the coding sequence GTGCGGATTCTCGCCAACGAAAACTTCCCGAGAAATGCCGTCGAAGCGTTGCGACTCGCTGGCCATGATGTCGTATGGATTCGCATGGACAGTCCCGGCGTCACGGATGAAGAAGTCTTGGCCCGAGCGATCGCCGAGCAACGAATTCTCTTCACGTTTGATAAAGACTTCGGAGAGCTGGCCTATCGTGTCGGGTTGCCTTCGGCATGTGGTGTGGTGTTGTTTCGCATTCCGATGGATTCTCCCGTTCAGGTGGCCGAGCGTATTGTGAACCTGATTGCCACTCGAATGGATTGGGTCGGCCATTTTTCCGTCATCGACGATACGAAAGTCCGGATCCGTGCACTACCCGGATCGCAACCCAGTGATGCCAACTCATGA
- a CDS encoding DUF433 domain-containing protein, whose amino-acid sequence MNADDRIVIDAKILTGKPVIRGTRLAVEFVLDLLAQGWSEQQILEQYPGLTHEDILACLRYAAELLKSERVYPVGV is encoded by the coding sequence ATGAACGCCGATGATCGAATTGTAATCGATGCGAAAATTCTGACGGGCAAACCAGTCATTCGCGGTACTCGGCTGGCAGTCGAGTTTGTGCTCGATCTTCTGGCCCAAGGCTGGAGTGAACAGCAAATCCTCGAGCAATATCCGGGTTTGACTCACGAAGACATCCTTGCTTGCCTCCGCTATGCCGCGGAGTTGTTGAAGTCGGAGCGGGTTTACCCGGTGGGAGTTTAA
- a CDS encoding REP-associated tyrosine transposase — protein MNVISPKKLIEVALPLDAINKAAAREKSIRHGHPSTLHLWWARRPLAAARAVIFAQLVHDPEDLWRCQNPGVEPNAQHKGHWTRRRAELFALIDELVQWENTTNEAVLEKARAEIRRAWRETCELNKHHPDAATLFNPEKMPGLHDPFAGGGAIPLEAQRLGLEAYASDLNPIAVLINKAMIEIPPKFAGMKPVCLTQRRKDAKKDFFDSFLRGSASLREVSYSGAQGLAEDVRYYGQWMRDEAFKRIGHLYPPIEITTAMVQERPDLKPYEGEKLTVIAWLWARTVRSPNPAFSHVEVPLASTFILSSKPGKEAYVQPVILGARPSRPYVQEKAGETPTLPAEGVGEMPTLPPYIFTVKVGKPPAEAKAGTKAARGANFRCLMSSVPIHGDYIKAEAMAGRMGQKLMAIVAEGTRGRVYLSPVTEHEAIAKAVDPGNAAEAIHVPIANDPRALWCLLYGLTHFDHLFTPRQLVALTTFSDLVGEAREKIYRDALASRPSRPIHKRKLPHWEAGEVPQSITFRLADSLPAALLEQWRDELAHLPPAQQDSARRERIEAALDQAQGECLLRDPQNARIVADALYHFDGTRYRLHAWVVMPNHVHVLITPLFGNSLSSILHSWKSFTAKEINKRTGRTGVVWQQEYYDRMIRNDEHFAAVVEYIHNNPVKAGLCASAEDWEFGSAWSGEERADMDMGARASRPYLHGGDGEERAGRPCSQDDMPLDAGGTGARAYAEAVSVYLAFIIDKMADLGNNLCRWEPVAQCPRQLFGQQAIPMIWDFAEANAFGNSSGSWDVFVDGFYKAFRKSFEATRDRPGGYALQAESQTQNNSIDRFISTDPPYYDNIGYADLSDFFYVWLRRSLRSVFPNLFATVAVPKAEELVATPYRHGSKAKAEKFFLDGMTQAMHNLAVQAHPAAPITIYYAFKQNESGNKGDTGRVGVSPANPSSKSGRDAHAPRETNNTGWETFLEAVLKSGLAITGTWPMRTENASRMISQDTNALASSIVLVCRPRAKEAGVISRRQFVRMLNETLPLALDAMTGAGSTDVPSASSKSGQDAHAPSPDVPSASSKSGQDAYAPSPVAPVDLSQAIIGPGMAIFSRYEAVLEADGTPMTVKTALQLINRFLAEDDFDADTQFCLHWFEQHGWEVGKFGEADVLARAKGTSVAGVQQAGVIESGGGNVRLLRWKELNPAWDPAKDPRIPVWQVLHQMILRYRTDGDSGAAKLYAALLAKTEAARQLAYRLYTLCERQGWAEDARAYNEVVTGWSGIESAAAKEMVLVQKTLFDDTGEIS, from the coding sequence GTGAACGTCATCAGCCCCAAGAAACTGATCGAAGTGGCCCTGCCGCTCGATGCCATCAACAAGGCAGCCGCGCGGGAGAAGTCCATCCGCCACGGCCATCCCTCCACGCTGCACCTGTGGTGGGCGCGGCGGCCCCTCGCCGCGGCGCGGGCCGTCATCTTCGCCCAACTGGTTCACGACCCCGAAGACCTCTGGCGGTGCCAGAATCCCGGCGTCGAGCCCAATGCCCAGCACAAGGGCCACTGGACCCGCCGCCGCGCTGAACTGTTCGCCCTCATCGATGAGTTGGTGCAGTGGGAGAACACCACCAACGAAGCGGTGCTGGAGAAAGCCCGCGCCGAGATCCGCCGAGCCTGGCGCGAGACGTGCGAACTGAACAAGCACCACCCCGACGCCGCGACCCTGTTCAACCCCGAGAAGATGCCCGGCCTGCACGACCCGTTCGCCGGCGGCGGGGCGATCCCACTCGAAGCCCAGCGGCTCGGGCTGGAAGCCTACGCCAGCGACTTGAACCCCATCGCGGTCCTCATCAACAAGGCGATGATCGAGATTCCGCCGAAGTTCGCGGGGATGAAGCCGGTATGTCTCACGCAGAGACGCAAAGACGCAAAGAAAGATTTCTTTGATTCTTTTCTCCGCGGCTCTGCGTCTCTGCGTGAGGTTTCTTATTCTGGTGCCCAAGGTCTCGCAGAGGATGTCCGGTACTACGGCCAGTGGATGCGTGACGAAGCCTTCAAACGCATCGGCCACCTCTACCCGCCGATCGAGATCACCACGGCGATGGTGCAGGAGCGGCCCGACCTGAAGCCCTACGAAGGCGAGAAGCTCACGGTGATCGCCTGGCTGTGGGCGCGGACGGTGCGCAGCCCCAACCCGGCGTTCTCGCATGTCGAGGTGCCGCTGGCCAGCACGTTCATCCTCAGCAGCAAGCCGGGCAAGGAAGCGTATGTGCAGCCGGTCATCCTGGGAGCACGGCCGTCCCGGCCGTATGTCCAGGAAAAAGCGGGCGAGACGCCCACACTCCCGGCCGAAGGAGTAGGCGAGATGCCCACACTTCCACCATACATCTTCACGGTGAAGGTCGGCAAGCCCCCCGCCGAGGCCAAGGCGGGAACGAAGGCCGCTCGGGGTGCGAACTTCCGCTGCCTCATGTCAAGTGTGCCGATTCATGGCGACTACATCAAGGCCGAGGCGATGGCTGGTCGGATGGGCCAGAAGTTGATGGCGATTGTTGCCGAGGGAACACGCGGACGTGTTTACTTGTCGCCTGTTACTGAACACGAGGCAATTGCAAAAGCGGTCGATCCCGGAAATGCTGCCGAGGCGATCCATGTTCCGATTGCCAACGATCCGCGAGCATTGTGGTGCCTACTTTACGGGCTGACGCACTTCGACCACCTCTTCACCCCACGCCAACTCGTGGCGTTGACGACGTTCAGCGATCTGGTCGGCGAGGCGCGGGAGAAGATTTATCGCGACGCCCTGGCGTCCCGCCCGTCCCGCCCCATCCACAAGCGAAAACTGCCCCATTGGGAAGCCGGCGAAGTCCCCCAGTCGATCACGTTTCGACTTGCCGATTCGCTGCCCGCGGCGTTGCTCGAACAATGGCGAGATGAGTTAGCGCATCTCCCGCCGGCCCAGCAAGATTCCGCCCGCCGCGAACGCATCGAAGCCGCCCTGGATCAAGCCCAGGGCGAATGCCTACTGCGCGATCCGCAGAACGCCCGCATCGTCGCGGACGCCCTGTATCACTTTGACGGCACACGCTACCGACTTCACGCCTGGGTCGTCATGCCCAACCATGTCCACGTACTCATCACGCCGCTTTTCGGCAACAGCCTGTCGTCGATACTGCATTCGTGGAAATCGTTCACCGCGAAGGAGATCAACAAACGGACGGGGCGAACCGGGGTCGTTTGGCAGCAAGAATACTATGATCGCATGATTCGCAATGACGAACATTTCGCGGCCGTGGTGGAGTATATCCACAACAATCCGGTCAAGGCAGGGTTGTGTGCCTCGGCGGAGGATTGGGAGTTTGGGAGTGCGTGGTCGGGGGAAGAACGGGCGGATATGGATATGGGAGCACGGGCGTCTCGCCCGTACCTCCATGGGGGCGATGGGGAAGAACGGGCGGGACGCCCGTGCTCCCAGGACGACATGCCCCTCGACGCCGGCGGCACCGGTGCCCGCGCGTATGCGGAGGCGGTGAGCGTGTATTTGGCGTTCATCATCGACAAGATGGCAGACCTCGGCAACAACCTCTGCAGGTGGGAGCCTGTAGCACAATGTCCGCGCCAGCTATTCGGTCAGCAAGCAATCCCAATGATTTGGGACTTTGCGGAAGCAAATGCGTTCGGTAATTCCTCTGGTTCATGGGATGTGTTCGTGGATGGGTTTTACAAGGCTTTCAGAAAGAGTTTCGAGGCAACACGCGATCGGCCAGGTGGCTACGCATTACAAGCAGAATCCCAAACCCAAAACAACAGCATTGATCGGTTCATTTCCACCGACCCACCTTACTACGACAACATCGGCTACGCCGATCTATCGGACTTCTTCTACGTCTGGCTGCGGCGGTCGCTGCGGTCGGTATTCCCGAACCTCTTCGCCACGGTTGCCGTGCCCAAGGCCGAGGAACTGGTCGCCACGCCCTACCGCCACGGCAGCAAAGCGAAGGCCGAGAAGTTCTTCCTTGATGGCATGACGCAGGCGATGCACAACCTCGCCGTGCAGGCCCACCCTGCCGCGCCCATCACCATCTACTACGCCTTCAAGCAAAACGAATCCGGGAACAAGGGCGACACTGGGAGGGTGGGCGTCTCGCCCGCGAATCCCTCAAGCAAGAGCGGGCGAGATGCCCACGCTCCCAGAGAAACCAACAATACCGGCTGGGAGACGTTCCTCGAAGCGGTGCTGAAATCCGGCTTGGCGATCACCGGCACTTGGCCTATGCGGACGGAGAACGCATCACGGATGATCAGCCAAGACACCAACGCCCTCGCATCCTCCATCGTCCTCGTCTGTCGGCCACGGGCGAAGGAGGCGGGGGTGATCTCGCGGCGGCAGTTCGTGCGGATGCTCAACGAGACGCTGCCGCTGGCGCTGGATGCCATGACGGGGGCTGGGAGCACGGACGTCCCGTCCGCCTCTTCCAAGAGCGGGCAAGATGCCCACGCTCCCAGCCCCGACGTTCCGTCCGCCTCTTCCAAGAGCGGGCAAGATGCCTACGCTCCCAGCCCGGTTGCCCCGGTGGATCTCTCACAAGCGATCATCGGCCCTGGCATGGCCATCTTCAGCCGCTACGAGGCGGTGCTGGAAGCCGACGGCACGCCGATGACCGTCAAGACCGCGTTGCAGCTCATCAACCGCTTCCTGGCCGAGGACGACTTCGACGCCGACACGCAGTTCTGCCTGCACTGGTTCGAGCAGCACGGCTGGGAGGTGGGCAAGTTCGGCGAGGCCGACGTGCTGGCCCGCGCCAAGGGCACGAGCGTCGCCGGCGTGCAGCAAGCCGGGGTGATCGAGAGCGGCGGCGGCAACGTGCGGCTGCTGCGCTGGAAGGAACTCAACCCCGCGTGGGACCCGGCCAAGGACCCGCGGATTCCGGTCTGGCAGGTGCTGCACCAGATGATCCTCCGTTACCGCACCGACGGCGATAGCGGCGCGGCCAAGCTGTACGCCGCCCTGCTGGCGAAGACGGAAGCGGCCCGGCAGTTGGCGTACCGGCTGTACACCCTGTGCGAGCGCCAGGGCTGGGCCGAGGACGCACGGGCCTACAACGAGGTCGTGACCGGCTGGAGCGGCATCGAAAGCGCCGCGGCCAAGGAGATGGTGTTGGTGCAGAAGACGTTGTTTGATGACACGGGAGAAATCTCATGA